TTCATAAATAATTCTAAAAACATTAATTCTTTTAAGTTTTTTATAGAAGAAGGAAGTATACCTTCTAATTTATTAAAACCTAAATTAATTTTCTTTAAATAAACTAACTCCCCAATTTCTTGGGGTAAATGACCTTGAAGATTATTAAACTGAAGATTTATTTCTACAACTTTATCGTTTTCAACTTTAATACCATACCATGTGTTAACAGGTGCTTTGATATTCCATGTAGAGTTCCATTCGCTACCATTTGTTGCGTTATAAAGAGCTATTAAAGCTTCTTTTTCACCTAGAGAAACACCCGCAAATGAATATGCTGTTATAAAAAAAGATACAACAATAAGTTTTAAAGTCTTCATGGTTGAATAAATTTTGGATTTGGGTCTAATACGAAAATAACTGAAAATCAGACCAAAAACTATTTTATTCGATGAAATACGTTGTTTTTTAACAAATACTAATCGACAAACTGTTCAATTTCAAGCTGAATAGCTTCCCATTTCTCCATTGAATTTTGTAAATCGGACTTTAATTTTTGATAATTATCAAAGAAATTAGGTTTTGAAGTAAGTGCATCGTAATTAATTTCAAGTTCTAAATCAATCTTCTTTATATCACCTTCCAACCTATTAATTTCTGCTTCCACATTGCTTAATCTATTGTTTAAAGATTTAAGTTTCTTTTGGTCGTCGTAAGATTGCTGTTTCTTCTCTTTAGGTGTTTCTTTAACTACAGTTCGCTTTTCAACCTCTCTTAAACTTTCAACATTACGTTGCTCTAAATAATAATCAATATCACCTAGATACTCCTTTAATTTATGATCTTTAAACTCGTAAACTTTATTGGTTAAACCTTGAAGAAAATCACGGTCATGAGATACTAAAATTAAAGTGCCTTCAAACTTTTTCAAAGCTTCTTTTAAAACATTTTTAGATTTGATATCTAAATGGTTTGTAGGCTCATCCATAATCAACACGTTAAATGGTTGCAGCATTAATTTTGCTAAAGCCAAACGGTTCCGTTCACCTCCAGAAAGCACTCTTACATATTTATCTGCTTCATCTCCTCTAAACAAAAAGGATCCTAAAATGTCACGCACCTTACTTCTGTTTGTTTCATTAGCAGCATCAATCATGGTATCTAAAACTGTTTTGCTACCATCTAAGTATTCTGCTTGGTTTTGCGCGAAATAGCCGATTTGAACATTATGCCCTAATTTTAAATGACCATCGTATTTGATATCACCAACCATAATTTTGGCTAAAGTAGATTTACCTTGTCCATTTTGTCCAACAAAAGCCGTTTTACTATCGCGTTCAATTAATAAACCCACATTTTTTAAAACTTGGTTATTGCCATAATTTTTTGAGATTTTATCCATTTCAGCCACTACCTTTCCAGGCGTAATTGATACTGGAAAATTAAGTGTCATCACGCTATTATCGTCTTGATCAACCTCAATTCTATCAATCTTATCCAGCTTTTTAATAAGTGATTGTGCCATCGTCGCCTTTGATGCTTTAGCACGAAATTTCTCAATAAGTTTTTCGGTTTGCTCTATTTGCTTTTGCTGATTTTTTTGAGATGCCAATTGTTGGGTTCTCAATTCCTCGCGCAATACCAAATACTTCGTATATGGCTTCGGATAATCATAAATACGTCCTAAAGAAATCTCAATAGTTCTATTCGTTACGTTATCTAAAAACATTTTATCGTGAGACACAATAGCTACAGCTCCTGCATAATTCCTCAAAAAACCTTCTAACCAAATAATAGATTCAATATCCAAATGGTTTGTAGGTTCATCTAGCAATAAAATATCGTTATTTTGAAGTAGTAATTTAGCAAGTTCAATACGCATACGCCAACCACCTGAAAAGGTATCAGTTAACTTACCAAAATCCTCGCGTTTAAAACCTAAGCCTTGAAGGATTTTTTCAGTATCACCTTGATAGTTATAACCTCCTAAAATCTCATATTGATGTTGAAGCTCATTAATATCTACCATTAATTGATGATACCCTTCACTTTCATAATCAGTACGCTCTGCCATTTGCGTATTAACAGCATCCATTTTAGCTTCTAATTGCTTAATCTCAGTAAATGCTTCGTAAGCCTCTTCTAGTACCGTTCTTCCTAAAACAAAA
The genomic region above belongs to Mariniflexile litorale and contains:
- a CDS encoding ATP-binding cassette domain-containing protein, with protein sequence MMNIHNLSISFQGEYLFEDITFKLVNGDRVGLIGKNGAGKSTMLKILSKEIEPDTGQIAADKELKIGFLKQDIDFVLGRTVLEEAYEAFTEIKQLEAKMDAVNTQMAERTDYESEGYHQLMVDINELQHQYEILGGYNYQGDTEKILQGLGFKREDFGKLTDTFSGGWRMRIELAKLLLQNNDILLLDEPTNHLDIESIIWLEGFLRNYAGAVAIVSHDKMFLDNVTNRTIEISLGRIYDYPKPYTKYLVLREELRTQQLASQKNQQKQIEQTEKLIEKFRAKASKATMAQSLIKKLDKIDRIEVDQDDNSVMTLNFPVSITPGKVVAEMDKISKNYGNNQVLKNVGLLIERDSKTAFVGQNGQGKSTLAKIMVGDIKYDGHLKLGHNVQIGYFAQNQAEYLDGSKTVLDTMIDAANETNRSKVRDILGSFLFRGDEADKYVRVLSGGERNRLALAKLMLQPFNVLIMDEPTNHLDIKSKNVLKEALKKFEGTLILVSHDRDFLQGLTNKVYEFKDHKLKEYLGDIDYYLEQRNVESLREVEKRTVVKETPKEKKQQSYDDQKKLKSLNNRLSNVEAEINRLEGDIKKIDLELEINYDALTSKPNFFDNYQKLKSDLQNSMEKWEAIQLEIEQFVD